Proteins encoded within one genomic window of Augochlora pura isolate Apur16 unplaced genomic scaffold, APUR_v2.2.1 APUR_unplaced_8239, whole genome shotgun sequence:
- the LOC144478112 gene encoding uncharacterized protein LOC144478112 — MENWNLTTVEPLDDQNYFLWSEKVEGILRAKKLWKKVINVKPVEKPVEGVENYEAKYKIWNQWDDDNYAARAVMINTMSSSQLLKYTREKSADKLWSLIKYNMAAGTEQLKTKFLSDLSNLRMNKDESVDAYINRAEALRNQCIQLGKNIEEYEVKMYILNGLRSEFDQNVRVMDSQRELTINDIRYALKQEESRKTKRLEERTSKNEYVRRAKDNSKFDVTCYNCGMKGHVS; from the coding sequence GGAGCGAAAAAGTCGAAGGCATCCTAAGGGCAAAGAAATTGTGGAAAAAAGTGATTAATGTGAAGCCAGTAGAGAAACCCGTAGAAGGTGTAGAAAATTATGaggcaaaatataaaatatggaatcAATGGGACGACGACAATTATGCAGCTCGTGCGGTGATGATAAATACGATGAGTAGTTCGCAATTGCTGAAATACACTCGTGAGAAAAGTGCGGACAAGCTATGGAGCTTGATAAAGTACAATATGGCGGCGGGAACCGAACAATTGAAAACCAAATTTCTTAGCGATCTGTCGAACCTGCGAATGAACAAAGATGAGAGTGTCGATGCATATATAAATAGAGCGGAAGCGTTGCGTAACCAATGCATCCAACTGggaaaaaatatagaagaatacGAAGTAAAAATGTACATACTCAACGGTTTGAGATCCGAGTTTGATCAAAACGTGCGAGTGATGGACTCACAGAGGGAGCTGACGATCAATGATATTAGATATGCATTGAAACAGGAAGAATCCCGGAAGACAAAGCGATTAGAAGAAAGAACGTCTAAAAATGAATATGTGAGAAGAGCGAAAGACAATTCAAAATTCGACGTTACATGCTATAATTGTGGAATGAAAGGGCATGTATCGA